A single region of the Lonchura striata isolate bLonStr1 chromosome 19, bLonStr1.mat, whole genome shotgun sequence genome encodes:
- the KCNJ16 gene encoding inward rectifier potassium channel 16, whose protein sequence is MRKVNDQGGCYRPVNIQGNKVSYRSTCRESPEKEVKRLQKRFLHKDGSCNVYFKHIFGEWESYVVDIFTTLVDIKWRHMFVIFSLSYVLSWLFFGLVFWLIAIQHGDLFSDEEVTPCVANVHSFTGAFLFSLETQTTIGYGYRCVTEECSLAILMVILQSVLSCIIDTFIIGAALAKMATARKRAQTIRFSYHAVVGLRDDKFCLMWRIGDFRPNHMVEGSVRAQLLRYREDKEGRMTMEYRDLKLLNDQIILVTPVTVVHEIDSDSPLYGLDRKALAKDNFEILVTFVYTGDSTGTSHQSRSSYVPREILWGHRFNDVLHVKKKYYKVDCLQFEETTEVYAPHCSAMQLEQKEQEWNRAEKTREKQGEKSALEIKYSRKPLSAVALVTSCEDPEEPVTTPSQPPEEDSYRKAAVTLSRLSIESQI, encoded by the coding sequence ATGAGGAAGGTGAATGACCAAGGTGGCTGCTACAGGCCCGTAAATATCCAGGGAAACAAAGTCAGTTACCGCAGCACCTGTCGGGAGAGCCCGGAAAAGGAGGTGAAAAGGCTGCAGAAGAGATTTCTCCACAAGGATGGCAGCTGCAACGTCTACTTCAAGCACATCTTCGGGGAGTGGGAGAGTTACGTGGTGGACATTTTCACCACGCTGGTGGACATCAAGTGGCGCCACATGTTTGTGATTTTCTCCCTGTCCTACGTGCTCTCGTGGCTGTTCTTCGGCCTGGTGTTCTGGCTGATTGCCATCCAGCACGGGGACCTGTTCAGCGACGAGGAGGTCACCCCCTGCGTGGCAAACGTGCACAGCTTCACGGGAGCCTTCCTGTTCTCCCTGGAGACCCAGACCACCATCGGGTACGGGTACCGCTGCGTGACCGAGGAGTGCTCGCTCGCCATCCTCATGGTGATCCTGCAGTCGGTGCTCAGCTGCATCATCGACACCTTCATCATCGGAGCGGCCTTGGCCAAGATGGCCACGGCCCGCAAGAGGGCCCAGACCATCCGCTTCAGCTACCACGCCGTGGTGGGGCTGAGGGACGACAAGTTCTGCCTGATGTGGCGCATCGGGGACTTCCGGCCCAACCACATGGTGGAGGGCTCGGTGCGCGCGCAGCTGCTGCGCTACCGGGAGGACAAGGAGGGCAGGATGACCATGGAGTACCGCGACCTGAAGCTGCTCAACGACCAGATCATCCTGGTCACGCCGGTCACCGTCGTCCACGAGATCGACAGCGACAGCCCCTTGTACGGCCTGGACCGCAAAGCTCTGGCCAAGGACAACTTTGAGATCCTGGTGACGTTCGTCTACACGGGCGACTCCACGGGCACCTCCCACCAGTCGCGCAGCTCCTACGTCCCCAGAGAGATCCTGTGGGGCCACAGGTTCAACGATGTGCTGCACGTCAAGAAGAAGTACTACAAGGTGGACTGCTTGCAGTTTGAGGAGACCACGGAGGTGTACGCCCCTCACTGCAGCGCCatgcagctggagcagaaggagcaggagtGGAACCGCGCTGAGAAGACGCGGGAGAAGCAAGGGGAGAAGTCAGCCCTGGAAATCAAGTACAGCCGAAAGCCACTCAGCGCTGTCGCCCTCGTCACCAGTTGTGAGGATCCTGAAGAGCCAGTGACAACTCCCAGCCAGCCTCCTGAAGAGGATTCCTACAGGAAAGCAGCTGTGACCTTAAGCAGGCTCTCCATAGAGTCCCAAATCTGA